From Micromonospora sp. NBC_01699, a single genomic window includes:
- a CDS encoding lytic transglycosylase domain-containing protein — protein MTDGADSSAVRPLRRAVPLLDGPLASSGAAPEPVRARPVDPAPADAIGADATPTTPEPDRPGLAVSTAVTPEPTDAAPAEAKPADAVTANVGLSDAVPGDAKRADAVPGDEGRAGAGSGDPEATEAGAATGDPETKTDGATGDTTTPGPDGATTGDATPAGAATRGRRTRVPFAHALRRFPPARQIPAATTRAVRSWSRGGSGRLVLPAMLILALIAAAGLAGGVLIPATSHVPPSRAGNAGGPNPDLTAPPTGPDGSVVPSDGAGPLPTGGLPGALPATARPADVLTGWAQQTSARTGVAPLAMEAYGYAELVLAQTRPACKLSWTTLAAIGYVESRHGTANGAQLDAKGASTPKIIGEPLDGQGNRMRIMDTDRGALDGDVTYDRAVGPMQFIPTTWQESGVDADNDGVKNPQDLDDAALAAGNYLCKGTRNLSVIEDWWNAILSYNNLHVYAQDVFNKANEYGANSRA, from the coding sequence GTGACCGACGGCGCGGACAGCTCGGCGGTTCGACCGCTGCGGCGGGCCGTACCCCTGCTCGACGGTCCGCTCGCGAGTTCGGGAGCGGCACCGGAACCGGTGCGCGCGAGGCCCGTGGACCCGGCTCCGGCCGACGCCATCGGGGCCGACGCGACGCCGACGACCCCCGAGCCCGACCGTCCGGGGCTGGCCGTCAGCACGGCGGTCACCCCCGAGCCGACCGACGCCGCACCCGCCGAAGCGAAGCCAGCCGACGCCGTAACGGCCAACGTCGGGCTGTCCGACGCCGTACCGGGCGACGCCAAGCGAGCCGATGCCGTACCGGGCGACGAGGGGCGGGCCGGCGCCGGTTCGGGCGATCCGGAGGCCACCGAGGCCGGGGCGGCGACCGGGGACCCGGAGACGAAGACCGACGGCGCGACGGGGGACACGACCACGCCGGGCCCGGACGGCGCCACCACCGGCGACGCCACCCCGGCGGGGGCGGCCACCCGTGGCCGGCGGACCCGGGTGCCGTTCGCGCACGCCCTGCGGCGGTTCCCGCCAGCCCGCCAGATCCCCGCCGCGACCACCCGCGCGGTCCGGTCCTGGTCCAGGGGCGGCAGCGGGCGGTTGGTCCTGCCCGCGATGCTCATCCTGGCGCTGATCGCGGCGGCCGGGCTGGCCGGCGGGGTGCTGATCCCGGCCACGTCGCACGTGCCGCCGTCCCGTGCCGGCAACGCCGGTGGCCCCAACCCCGACCTCACCGCACCACCCACCGGGCCGGACGGCTCGGTCGTCCCCTCCGACGGCGCCGGGCCGCTGCCCACCGGCGGTCTGCCGGGCGCACTGCCGGCAACCGCCCGGCCGGCGGACGTCCTCACCGGTTGGGCCCAGCAGACCTCGGCGCGGACCGGGGTGGCGCCGCTGGCGATGGAGGCGTACGGCTACGCCGAGCTGGTACTCGCGCAGACCAGACCGGCCTGCAAGCTGAGCTGGACCACATTGGCCGCGATCGGGTACGTCGAGTCGCGACACGGCACCGCGAACGGCGCCCAGCTCGACGCGAAGGGAGCGTCCACTCCGAAGATCATCGGCGAACCCCTGGACGGCCAGGGGAACCGAATGCGGATCATGGACACCGACCGTGGCGCGCTCGACGGCGACGTCACCTACGACCGGGCGGTCGGTCCGATGCAGTTCATCCCCACCACCTGGCAGGAAAGTGGCGTCGACGCGGACAACGACGGGGTGAAAAACCCCCAGGACCTCGATGACGCAGCCCTCGCGGCCGGTAACTATCTGTGCAAGGGCACCCGGAACCTCTCCGTGATCGAAGACTGGTGGAACGCCATCCTCTCCTACAACAACCTGCATGTTTACGCTCAGGACGTGTTCAACAAGGCCAACGAGTACGGTGCCAACAGCCGGGCGTAG
- a CDS encoding GNAT family N-acetyltransferase: MVREWDPRTASSAEIESLLDTVNAAFAADLPADPQWRNNSLREYLAEVMPGERRISWIAQEEPAADGTAGRIMGHIHVLLLGDIGVIDVLVHPAARRRGLGRELLAKAARRTYQEGFSSIGVEVIGDTPAIHFFEALGFAREYVETRSVLPLSTVDWVTLEEMAQGISSGYRLEFYPGGPPDEMLAAYARAKAEIRDIDDGDLDLRPSSYDPQRLRDSLSCLHRRGMKPYIVLAVHERTGEVAGLTEVVVPAQHPTRADQYDTIIVQDHRGYGIDRAIKARMLFELRTAEPDLAEVQTWNAQANEPMLKVNAELGFRAERDWCEYGVNVAELVHRLDATGTGTP; the protein is encoded by the coding sequence ATGGTGCGCGAGTGGGATCCCCGGACCGCGTCGTCCGCCGAGATCGAGTCGTTGCTGGACACTGTCAACGCGGCGTTCGCGGCGGACCTTCCGGCCGATCCTCAGTGGCGGAACAACTCACTTCGGGAGTATCTGGCCGAGGTGATGCCGGGTGAACGGCGGATTTCCTGGATCGCCCAGGAGGAACCGGCGGCCGACGGCACGGCCGGTCGGATCATGGGCCACATTCATGTCCTGCTGCTCGGTGACATCGGCGTGATCGACGTGCTCGTCCACCCCGCCGCGCGACGCCGGGGGCTGGGACGGGAGCTGCTGGCCAAGGCGGCCCGACGGACGTACCAGGAGGGTTTCTCCTCGATCGGGGTGGAGGTCATCGGCGACACCCCGGCGATCCACTTCTTCGAGGCGCTCGGCTTCGCCCGGGAGTACGTCGAGACCCGCAGCGTGCTGCCCCTGTCCACGGTGGACTGGGTCACGCTGGAGGAGATGGCCCAGGGCATCAGCTCCGGCTACCGGCTGGAGTTCTATCCCGGTGGTCCGCCGGACGAGATGCTCGCCGCGTACGCGCGGGCCAAGGCCGAGATCCGCGACATCGACGACGGTGACCTGGACCTGCGGCCCAGCTCCTACGACCCGCAGCGGCTGCGGGACAGCCTGAGCTGCCTGCACCGGCGGGGCATGAAGCCGTACATCGTGCTCGCCGTGCACGAGCGCACCGGCGAGGTCGCCGGGCTGACCGAGGTGGTGGTGCCGGCCCAGCACCCGACCCGGGCCGACCAGTACGACACGATCATCGTGCAGGACCACCGCGGTTACGGCATCGACCGGGCGATCAAGGCGCGGATGCTGTTCGAGTTGCGTACGGCCGAGCCGGACCTGGCCGAGGTGCAGACCTGGAACGCCCAGGCCAACGAGCCGATGCTCAAGGTCAACGCCGAGCTGGGTTTCCGGGCCGAGCGGGACTGGTGCGAGTACGGCGTGAATGTCGCCGAACTGGTGCACCGGCTGGACGCCACCGGAACCGGTACGCCGTAG
- the hemB gene encoding porphobilinogen synthase: MSYPDIRPRRLRRTPAIRRLVTETRLAPAELVLPMFVKEGLAEPRPIATLPGVLQHSRDSLRKAAVEAVQAGVGGIMLFGVPATRDERGSGGVDPDGILNVALRDLHAELGDSTVLMSDLCLDEFTSHGHCGLLAPDGSVDNDATLAAYAEMAVAQAAAGVHMVGPSGMMDGQVGVVRRALDAAGYRDTSILAYAVKYASAFYGPFRDAVESALEGDRKSYQQDPANLRESLREVQLDIAEGADLVMVKPALPYLDVLAAIRDSVDVPVAAYQVSGEYAMVEAAAANGWVDRDRAIMESLTSIRRAGAQIILSYWAVEAAKMLRESY; the protein is encoded by the coding sequence ATGTCGTACCCCGACATCCGACCGCGACGGTTGCGGCGCACCCCGGCGATCCGTCGTCTGGTGACCGAGACCCGGCTGGCCCCGGCCGAGCTGGTGCTGCCGATGTTCGTCAAGGAGGGGCTGGCCGAGCCCCGACCGATCGCCACCCTGCCGGGGGTGCTGCAACACTCCCGCGACTCGCTGCGCAAGGCGGCGGTCGAGGCGGTCCAGGCCGGGGTCGGCGGCATCATGCTCTTCGGGGTGCCGGCGACCAGGGACGAGCGGGGCTCCGGCGGGGTCGACCCGGACGGCATCCTCAACGTGGCGCTGCGGGACCTGCACGCCGAGCTGGGCGACAGCACCGTGCTGATGAGCGACCTGTGCCTGGACGAGTTCACCTCGCACGGGCACTGCGGGCTGCTCGCCCCGGACGGCAGCGTCGACAACGACGCGACGCTGGCCGCGTACGCCGAGATGGCGGTGGCCCAGGCCGCCGCCGGCGTCCACATGGTGGGGCCGTCCGGGATGATGGACGGCCAGGTCGGCGTGGTCCGTCGGGCGCTGGACGCGGCCGGTTACCGGGACACCTCGATCCTGGCGTACGCGGTGAAATACGCCTCGGCGTTCTACGGCCCGTTCCGGGACGCGGTCGAGTCGGCGCTTGAGGGCGACCGGAAGAGCTACCAGCAGGACCCGGCGAACCTGCGGGAGTCGCTGCGTGAGGTCCAGCTCGACATCGCCGAGGGCGCCGACCTGGTGATGGTGAAGCCGGCGCTGCCCTACCTCGACGTGCTGGCCGCGATCCGCGACTCGGTGGACGTGCCGGTCGCCGCCTACCAGGTCTCCGGCGAGTACGCGATGGTCGAGGCCGCCGCGGCGAACGGCTGGGTGGACCGGGACCGGGCGATCATGGAGAGCCTCACCTCGATCCGTCGGGCCGGGGCGCAGATCATCCTCAGCTACTGGGCCGTCGAGGCGGCCAAGATGCTGCGCGAGAGCTACTGA